Proteins encoded together in one bacterium window:
- a CDS encoding ferritin family protein has protein sequence MDDFSRSLVEAMQFENDGYHHYTTAAQRTEDPKAKQMFGQLAEDELSHHKTLELMFADHQKQGSLKLKPPRIKSKVDPAQESPIFSPEFKERVGDKHYEMSALSIGILLEQNSIEGYKNYRRQAKELKIKRLFNALIRWEEMHLEALIKQQQFLQTSYWEANRFAPF, from the coding sequence ATGGATGATTTTTCCCGATCCCTGGTGGAGGCCATGCAGTTTGAGAACGACGGCTATCATCACTACACCACTGCGGCCCAGCGCACCGAGGACCCCAAGGCCAAACAGATGTTCGGCCAGCTGGCCGAGGACGAGCTGTCGCATCACAAGACCCTGGAGCTGATGTTCGCCGATCACCAGAAACAGGGAAGCCTGAAGCTGAAGCCCCCCCGGATCAAGTCCAAGGTGGACCCGGCCCAGGAAAGCCCCATCTTCAGCCCCGAGTTCAAGGAACGGGTGGGCGACAAGCACTACGAGATGTCGGCCCTGTCCATCGGGATACTGCTGGAGCAGAATTCCATCGAGGGCTACAAGAATTACCGCCGCCAGGCCAAGGAGCTCAAGATCAAGCGCCTGTTCAATGCCTTGATCCGCTGGGAGGAAATGCATTTGGAGGCTTTGATAAAGCAGCAGCAGTTTTTGCAGACCTCCTACTGGGAGGCCAACCGCTTCGCGCCGTTTTAA